One genomic segment of Gorilla gorilla gorilla isolate KB3781 chromosome 23, NHGRI_mGorGor1-v2.1_pri, whole genome shotgun sequence includes these proteins:
- the SMARCB1 gene encoding SWI/SNF-related matrix-associated actin-dependent regulator of chromatin subfamily B member 1 isoform X2: MMMMALSKTFGQKPVKFQLEDDGEFYMIGSEVGNYLRMFRGSLYKRYPSLWRRLATVEERKKIVASSHDHGYTTLATSVTLLKASEVEEILDGNDEKYKAVSISTEPPTYLREQKAKRNSQWVPTLPNSSHHLDAVPCSTTINRNRMGRDKKRTFPLCFDDHDPAVIHENASQPEVLVPIRLDMEIDGQKLRDAFTWNMNEKLMTPEMFSEILCDDLDLNPLTFVPAIASAIRQQIESYPTDSILEDQSDQRVIIKLNIHVGNISLVDQFEWDMSEKENSPEKFALKLCSELGLGGEFVTTIAYSIRGQLSWHQKTYAFSENPLPTVEIAIRNTGDADQWCPLLETLTDAEMEKKIRDQDRNTRRMRRLANTAPAW; this comes from the exons gtgggaaactACCTCCGTATGTTCCGAGGTTCTCTGTACAAGAGATACCCCTCACTCTGGAGGCGACTAGCCACtgtggaagagaggaagaaaatagtTGCATCGTCAcatg ATCACGGATACACGACTCTAGCCACCAGTGTGACCCTGTTAAAAGCCTCGGAAGTGGAAGAGATTCTGGATGGCAACGATGAGAAGTACAAGGCTGTGTCCATCAGCACAGAGCCCCCCACCTACCTCAG GGAACAGAAGGCCAAGAGGAACAGCCAGTGGGTACCCACCCTGCCCAACAGCTCCCACCACTTGGATGCCGTGCCATGCTCCACGACCATCAACAGGAACCGCATGGGCCGAGACAAGAAGAGAACCTTCCCCCTTTG CTTTGATGACCATGACCCAGCTGTGATCCATGAGAACGCATCTCAGCCCGAGGTGCTGGTCCCCATCCGGCTGGACATGGAGATCGATGGGCAGAAGCTGCGAGACGCCTTCACCTGGAACATGAATG AGAAGTTGATGACGCCTGAGATGTTTTCAGAAATCCTCTGTGATGATCTGGATTTGAACCCACTGACATTTGTGCCAGCCATCGCCTCTGCCATCAGACAGCAGATCGAGTCCTACCCCACGGACAGCATCCTGGAGGACCAGTCAGACCAGCGCGTCATCATCAAG CTGAACATCCATGTGGGAAACATTTCCCTGGTGGACCAGTTTGAGTGGGACATGTCAGAGAAGGAGAACTCGCCAGAGAAGTTTGCCCTGAAGCTGTGCTCGGAGCTGGGGTTGGGCGGGGAGTTTGTCACCACCATCGCATACAGCATCCGGGGACAGCTGAGCTGGCATCAGAAGACCTACGCCTTCAG CGAGAACCCTCTGCCCACAGTGGAGATTGCCATCCGGAACACGGGCGATGCGGACCAGTGGTGCCCACTGCTGGAGACTCTGACAGACGCTGAGATGGAGAAGAAGATCCGCGACCAGGACAGGAACACGAG GCGGATGAGGCGTCTTGCCAACACAGCCCCGGCCTGGTAA
- the SMARCB1 gene encoding SWI/SNF-related matrix-associated actin-dependent regulator of chromatin subfamily B member 1 isoform X1: MMMMALSKTFGQKPVKFQLEDDGEFYMIGSEVGNYLRMFRGSLYKRYPSLWRRLATVEERKKIVASSHGKKTKPNTKDHGYTTLATSVTLLKASEVEEILDGNDEKYKAVSISTEPPTYLREQKAKRNSQWVPTLPNSSHHLDAVPCSTTINRNRMGRDKKRTFPLCFDDHDPAVIHENASQPEVLVPIRLDMEIDGQKLRDAFTWNMNEKLMTPEMFSEILCDDLDLNPLTFVPAIASAIRQQIESYPTDSILEDQSDQRVIIKLNIHVGNISLVDQFEWDMSEKENSPEKFALKLCSELGLGGEFVTTIAYSIRGQLSWHQKTYAFSENPLPTVEIAIRNTGDADQWCPLLETLTDAEMEKKIRDQDRNTRRMRRLANTAPAW, encoded by the exons gtgggaaactACCTCCGTATGTTCCGAGGTTCTCTGTACAAGAGATACCCCTCACTCTGGAGGCGACTAGCCACtgtggaagagaggaagaaaatagtTGCATCGTCAcatggtaaaaaaacaaaacctaacacTAAGG ATCACGGATACACGACTCTAGCCACCAGTGTGACCCTGTTAAAAGCCTCGGAAGTGGAAGAGATTCTGGATGGCAACGATGAGAAGTACAAGGCTGTGTCCATCAGCACAGAGCCCCCCACCTACCTCAG GGAACAGAAGGCCAAGAGGAACAGCCAGTGGGTACCCACCCTGCCCAACAGCTCCCACCACTTGGATGCCGTGCCATGCTCCACGACCATCAACAGGAACCGCATGGGCCGAGACAAGAAGAGAACCTTCCCCCTTTG CTTTGATGACCATGACCCAGCTGTGATCCATGAGAACGCATCTCAGCCCGAGGTGCTGGTCCCCATCCGGCTGGACATGGAGATCGATGGGCAGAAGCTGCGAGACGCCTTCACCTGGAACATGAATG AGAAGTTGATGACGCCTGAGATGTTTTCAGAAATCCTCTGTGATGATCTGGATTTGAACCCACTGACATTTGTGCCAGCCATCGCCTCTGCCATCAGACAGCAGATCGAGTCCTACCCCACGGACAGCATCCTGGAGGACCAGTCAGACCAGCGCGTCATCATCAAG CTGAACATCCATGTGGGAAACATTTCCCTGGTGGACCAGTTTGAGTGGGACATGTCAGAGAAGGAGAACTCGCCAGAGAAGTTTGCCCTGAAGCTGTGCTCGGAGCTGGGGTTGGGCGGGGAGTTTGTCACCACCATCGCATACAGCATCCGGGGACAGCTGAGCTGGCATCAGAAGACCTACGCCTTCAG CGAGAACCCTCTGCCCACAGTGGAGATTGCCATCCGGAACACGGGCGATGCGGACCAGTGGTGCCCACTGCTGGAGACTCTGACAGACGCTGAGATGGAGAAGAAGATCCGCGACCAGGACAGGAACACGAG GCGGATGAGGCGTCTTGCCAACACAGCCCCGGCCTGGTAA